One stretch of Lachnospiraceae bacterium oral taxon 096 DNA includes these proteins:
- the acpP gene encoding acyl carrier protein: MSEKIKSIIASQLNISEDQVTLEANFKDDLGADSLDLFEMVMSLEDEYGVEIPSEDLEKITTVGAVVDYLKAKGVEI; encoded by the coding sequence ATGTCAGAGAAGATTAAGTCAATTATTGCCAGCCAGTTAAACATTAGCGAGGATCAGGTTACTTTGGAGGCTAACTTTAAGGATGATCTCGGTGCAGATTCACTTGACCTTTTTGAGATGGTAATGTCTTTAGAGGACGAGTATGGTGTGGAGATTCCTTCAGAGGATTTGGAGAAGATCACAACTGTAGGTGCAGTTGTAGATTATCTTAAGGCCAAGGGAGTAGAAATCTAA